The genome window AAACTTTCATCATTTTATATAGTAGGAGTAGCTGTTTCACCTCAATATAGAGGTAGAGGATATATGGGAGAGCTTATAAGATATAGTTTGAGAAATGCCAAAGAAAAAGGACTGGATTTTGTTTTTCTCAGTCCAATAAATACTGAAATATATAAAAAATATGGGTTTGGATATATGAGCAGTCTGGAAAAATATACTATATCTATAGAAAATATACCTTTTGACAAAATAGATGGAGCATATAAAATAAAGAAAGTATACGATGAAAGGAATCTCTATGAAGATTTAACAAAAGTATACAATAAAAAAATGAAAGATAATTTTGCATATTTAAAAAGAGACGAAAGTTATTATAAAAGAAATTTAAAAGAGATAGAAAATGAAAATGGAGATATTTATATATTTTACTTTGGAATTGAACCAGCTGGATATATTTCATTTTACAAAAGAGAAGAAAATATTGAAATAAGAGAATTTTTTGGACTAGATAGAAAAGTAACTGAATCAATGTATGCTTTTATAAAAACATATAAAGAGTATTATTCTGAATTAAGAATGAAAGCTCCTATTTGCAGTAATATGAATTTTTATATTCATAATCAAGTGTCTATGAAAAAGAATCAATTTCCATTTATAATGGGAAGAGTAGTCAATGCAGAAAATATGCTGAAAAGGCTTCATATAAAAGATATTGAGTTGAAAATATCTATTGTTGATAAAATAATAGAGGAAAACCATGGAGTATATGAAATTACTTCAGATGGTAATCTTATTAAGAAAAAAGAGACAGAGTATGATATGGAAATAGATATATCAGATTTTAATCAGCTGATATTTGGATATTTTTCTCTGGAAGAAATGCTGGAACTGGAAAGAGTAAAAATAAATACATTAGAGAAAACTGAAGAAATAAAAAAGATATTTCCTAGACAGAAAGTCTATATTCAGGAATATCAATAAAACAAAAAAGCTGGCAGGTTTTATATGACTGTCAGCTTTTTTGTTAATAAGTAAAAATTAAAATACTTTTAAAAAGAAAGGATTTGTATAATCATTGTATAATAACTTATTAAAAAAGTCAACAATTATTTTTAAAATATTTTTTATTTATTTCCTATTATGATTTCATTAAGAGATAATTTAGGAACAAAGTGGTTATTGAGAGTATCTCTATAATATTTTGTATCTTTATTTTCTGCTGCTACTATTTTAACCTTATCTTTTGGTTCTCCTAAAGCAAGAATAAAATAGGATTTGTATTTTTCTGGAAGAGCAATTATTCTTTCTACCTCTTTTTTATTATAAGCTCCAATAATACATCCACCAAATCCCATTTCAGAAGCACATAAAAGCATATTTTGAGAAGCTATTCCCATATCAAAATGCAATAGAGATTCAGAAGTCTGAGTAAGAGGATCACAGGCACAGAGAATAACATAAGCTCTTGGAGATTCTTCAACTACAGGATTCCAGCTGACAGCAGCAGCCCATTTAATTTGTTCAAATATTTCATCACATAATTTTTTGTCAGTAACACAAAAAAATCTTATAGATTGTGAGTTCTTAGCTGAAGCACCAAGTCTTGCTCCCTCAACTATTTTAGATAATTCAGTTTTTGTTAATGGTTTGTCAGTAAAACTTCTGTGTGAACGTACATTTTCTAAAGCCTTTAAAATCATAACACCCTCCTAAGTTTATTTATTTTATCTGTTTAAAATAAGGTCTCTGTATTCTTTAGCAGTAAGCTTTTCTTTTGGCAAAGCTTTTGTACTGATAGTAGAAGCTAAAGTCTTTCCAAAATAGTTGCTGTTTAATGAATTTATATGAGTGATAGCTATGGCTAATGCATCTGCTGCATCATCAGGCTTTGGGAGTTCTTTCATGCCTAAAAACTTTTGAACCATAAGCTGTACCTGTTTTTTTTCAGCTTTTCCATATCCAGTTATTCCAGTTTTAACTTGTAAGGGAGTATACCCATGTATCTTTAATCCATTCTGTTTTCCGCATAAGAGGAGGACACCTCTAGCCTGGCCAACTGAAATTACAGTTTTGTTATTTTTAAAGAAAAAAAGTTCTTCTATTGCCATATGCTGTGGGTTATATTTTTTTATGAGATTACCAAGTTTTTCATAAATTTGACAAAGTCTTTCTTCCATAAGAGTATCTTTATCAGTATAAAAACATCCATAATCTATTACTTTAAATTTACTTTCTTCATAATCAATTACACCAAATCCCACTATTGCTGTTCCTGGATCAATTCCCAGTACTCTCATTAAAAATCACCTCTCTAATTAAAGTGTAACATATTTGATTTTATTTTTCTATTAAATAAAAAATATAAAAAAAAATAAAGGAATCTTTTCAATTATATAGTATATGTTTTATGTAAAGTATAACTTAAAAAAGGGTGGTAAAAAATGCTGGATATTTCTGAATATATAAAAGACATAAGTCTATATCCCCTTTTGACACCTGAAGAAGAAAGGGATATTTCAATAAAAGCAAGAGCTGGAGATAAGGATTCTCAGGAAAAATTAGTGACATCCAATCTCAGACTGGTTATCAGTATAGCTAGAAAATATACAAATGTAGGAATACCAATACTTGATTTAATACAAGAAGGTAATATGGGGTTGATAAGAGCTGTTGAGAAATATGAGCCAAACAAAAATATAAGATTTTCTACTTATTCCACATTCTGGATAAAACAGAGTATACTTAGATATATAACATCAAGCAGGGGACTTATTAGATTTCCTTCATATATATATGATGGCATATCAAGAATGAAAAAATATGTACAGGATTATAAAAATAAAAATTCACATTTTCCTTCTATTGATGAGATATGCAGCAGTCTGGATATGAAAAAAAAGGAGGCTGAAAGATATATTGAAGTATTAGAAAAGGGAAATGGAATAGGAAATGAAATGTATGGAGAAATAGCAGAATACTGCAGCAATATAATTTATGATGATACTTTTGAAGACAAAGTTATTGCTAAAAATTCAAAAGCTGATTTAATGAAAAAAGTAAATAAACTTCCACCAAAAGAAAGAGAGGTTCTAATATATAGATATGGATTGCTGGATGAAAAAGTACTTACTTTAGGGGAAATAGGAGAGCGAATGAATCTTACTAAAGAGAGAATAAGGCAGATACAATTAGAGGCAATTGGTAGACTAAGAGAAACATTATAAAAAAATAAAAATTATACAATGGGTGTTTTATAACTTAAAACCCCATTTTTTTGTACCATTATGGAGAAAAATAGTAAAGTTTAAAAGCAAAAACGATTGACAGATACTGTTAAAAATTATAGAATCATTAGTGTGTGTCGAAATAACAAATCAGTATGAAAAGGGGAAGAAATACATTTGAAAAATAGATTTTATATAAGTATAACTGACTTCAGAGGAGTAAAATGCTATTCTTTTGATAAAATAATAAAAAAATATCTTTTTGTAGTTGGAAGCCTTTTCTTTACAGGACTTGTTTTGCTTGTAATAATGATCTTTGTCTTGAAAGATAAAGTAGATGAATACAGCTATTTCAAACTTGAAAATGAAAAACTTTACACTCAAATAGAAGAAAATAGAAGAAATCTGGAAGAAAAAAATCTAGAACTTGAAAATATAAGTGAGAAAATAACAGAGATTGAAAGACTTATGGGAGAAGATACTGTTGCTAATTCAGTAAATCTTAATGAGATTGAAAGATTAGATTTGACTAAGTTAAATATAATAGATAAGAAATATCTTCTTCAAATGATTCCCAACGGGAATCCGATAGCACCATTTAAAGGATATTCAAGTGGATTTGGAGGAAGATTCCATCCTGTATTAGAACAGAGAAAATTTCATTATGGATTGGATTTTGTAGCTAAAGTAGGTACAGATATATTGGCACCTGGAGATGGTATAGTAGAGTATGCAGGCTTTAATTCAGGTGGTTTTGGAAATCTTATTATACTATCACATAACTTTGGATTTAAAACATATTTTGCTCATCTAAATGAGATAGATGTAAGTGTGGGAGATTTCATAACTAAGGGAACTGTAATTGGAAAATCAGGAAATACTGGAAGATCAAGTGGCCCTCATCTGCATTATGAAATACACTATCTTGGAAAAAGGATGGATCCAAAGAATTTTGCAAAATGGAGTCTAGAGAATTATGACTATATATTTAAAAACGAAAAGGGGGTAAAATGGCAATCTTTAATAGAAATGACAAAGTTGCAGACACAGATTATTCAACAAAAGAATTAACTAAAGTATCTCAGGGAACTTCATTCACAGGAGATGTAGTAAGTGAATGTAATCTGCTTATTGATGGGGAAATCAATGGAAATATACTTTCAAAAGCATCAGTTACAATTGGAGCTAAAGGGAAAGTAGAAGGTAAAATAGCAGCTTCAAAAATTATTATAAGCGGTTTTTTCAAAGGAGAATTAGAAGGGGAGACTGTTGAACTTTCATCTACAAGTAATGTAATAGGGGATATCATCAGTGACAAACTTGTAATAGAAGATGGAGGAAACTTTGAAGGATACAGCAAGAAAAGAAAATCCAATGAATATCTGAGCATGAAAGAAGATGAAGAAGAAAAAGTAAACTCATATGATGACAAAGAAGAAGATGAATAATCAAACATTAACAGGTGATATTTTTTATCACCTGTTTTTTGTGAAATAAAAAAGGAGTGAGAAATTCACTCCAGTAATATATTTAGTTAAGAAGGAGATTCAAACCGCTAATTACGCTTATAATAACAATGAATTTTTCGAAAATACTCTGATTCATTTTTCCCACTATAAATCTTGCTATAAATATACCAATAAAGGTTGTAGGAATAGCAAATACACCTCTTGAGAGAGTAAATAAATTAATATTTTTTAAGAAAAAGAAATAGAGTAGAAATTTTGAAAAGTTAACTATGAAGTAAAACCAAGTTCTAGTCCCATAAAATTTTTCTTTATCTAAATCGATATTTAAAAGATATATGCTCATAAGAGGACCAGAAACATTTCCTATGAAAGAAGAAAATCCTCCAAGAAAACCAAAGATATGACTTAATTTTGAAAAATTGACATTGAGACTTTTCAATAAAGTAAGAATACCTATTGTTAATATGATTATTCCCATACTTTTTTTGAAAAATTCATCAGAAATATTGTTACCAAAAATTACAGCAACTATCATTCCAAGTACTGTCATTGGAAGTATTTTTTTCAGTGTTTTTAAATCCAGTTCTTTTCCATATAAATAAAGCATAGTTAGGTCAGAAATAACTACAGGGATAATAATAATACCAGCAGAGGTTTTTCCTCCATAAAGTGAAGCAAGCAGTGGAGAAAAGATTAACGCAGTTGGGATACCAAGTTTACTGAATCCAGTTCCAATTCCAAGGATAATCATTCCAAAAATCTCAATAGATGTCATAAGAAAGCCTCCAAATATTTCAATATGCAATATTAATAAAAATATGATATAATTTTATATAGATAAATAATGAAATTATACGTACTTTATAGTTATTTTAACACAAAAAAAATCAAAAAGATATAAAGAAGATTAAGTATTATGTAAATAATATTATTTACATAATAAAGTTAGGAGAGATATTATGAGTGTTTTTTTAAAAATTATTTTACTTATTATTTTAATATTAATGAGTATTTTCCTGTCTATGAGTGAAATATCTCTTGCTTCTGCAAGAAAGATGAAGCTTCAGATAATGATAGAAGAAGGAGATGAAAATGCTGAAAAAGTACTTAGAGTACAAGAGACTTCAGGGAACTTTTTTACAGCTATTCAAATAGGTATAAATGCTATTGCAATATTAGGTGGTATAATTGGAGATAATATAGCAGGACCGTGGGTAATACTTTTTATAGAAAAATGGATACCAAAACTTGCTGGAAATGCGTCCATGATAGGCAGCATAATATCATTTCTTATAATAACAGGAATGTTTATTGAATTTGCAGATTTGATACCAAAAAGATTAGCAATGGTAGCACCAGAGACAATAGCAATACATATAATCAATCCTATGTTAGTTTTGATGTGTATACTGAAACCTTTGATATTTATATTTAATGGAACTGCTACTTTTATTTTTAAATTATTTAAAATACCTTTGACAAGAAATGATATTATAACATATGATGACATATTTGCAGTAGTTGATGCAGGAGCAGAAGCTGGAGTAGTTCAAAGAAAAGAACATTATTTGATAGAGAACATATTTGAATTGGACACCAGATGGGTTTCTTCAATAATGACCACTCGAGATGAAATAATATATTTGACTTTAGAAGAAGGAGAAGAAAGTATAAAGGAAAAAATAGCTAATTATCCTCATTCTAAATTTTTAGTATGTCAAAATGAGATAGATACAATGCTGGGATATGTAGATTCTAAGGATATCCTTCCTAGAATCTTAAAAGGTGAAATGAGTGGACTTCATGATATACAGGAAATATGCAATCCCAATCTTCTAATAATTCCAAATACCTTGACATTATCAGAAGCTTTGGATAGATTTAATGAAGCAAGAGATGATTTTGCTATAATATTAAATGAGTATGGACATGTAGTAGGACTTGTAACATTAAATGATGTGGTAAATACTCTCATGGGAGATATAGTTTATCAGGATCAAAATGAACAGCAAATAATTTCAAGAGGTGAAGGTTCTTGGCTTATGGATGGAGTAACTCCTATTGAAGATGTAAAAAAGGTACTGGATATTGAAAAATTTCCAGAAGAAGATACATATGAAACAATAGCTGGATTTATGATGTATATGTTGAAAAGTATTCCTAAAAAGGCTGCTATGGTAAAATTTGAAAATTATACTTTTGAAGTTGTAGATGTAGATAACTTTAAGGTTGATCAGTTATTAGTTACAAAAAAAGCGGAACAGGAAGAAGAGTTAGGAAATATAAGTCTTGAATAATAATTAAAATAAAAAGACCACTCTTATTTTGAGGGTCTTTATTTTTTGATAGAAATTTATTTAAATATAATGTAAGTAAAAAATATAGAATAAAAAATTAATATTAAAAGTTAGAAATAATATATGAAATGAATTTATATTAATAGTAAAACTTTAATATTTTATTTGCTTTTAAGAAAAGATAGGAATATAATTTGTTATATATTATATAACAAGTGTAATGATTAAAAGTATATTTGTTATTGAAGAAATAATTGGAGGAACTGGAATGTTGTTTTGGGGGAAAAAGAAAAAAAGGCTTCCTGATATTATTGTAGGATTTGTTCTTTTGAAGAGTTTTGGTTATAATTTTAATAAACTGAAAATAAATTTAAAAAATGAATGGGGAATAGAAATAAATGATACAGCAGAAGAGGATACTATAGCTTTTAATATAGATGATATGCTTATAGCATGCAGTTTTGTACCAGAACCAATTCCAGACCATGAAGTAGAAAGCCATTATAAGGATAACTGGATGTGGAAGGATGCAGAGAAAGAGGTATCAAAACATAAGTCTCATGTTATAATTTCTATACTTAATGGAAGAGATAGCATAGAGAGATATAAAATATTTACAAAATTAGCAAGCAGTATATTAGTGGATAAGGAAGCTATTGCTGTATATATGAGTCCTATGATTATTGAAAGGGAGACTTATATATGTCTGGCTAAAGAATTAAAGATAGGAAAATTACCTGTACTTTTATGGGTATATATAGGAATAGCCAACAGTCAAAATGGAATATCAGCTTATACATTGGGACTCAATCATTTTAAGAAAAAAGAGATAGAGATATTGAATTCAGTTAGAGAATGTGAGGATCTATTTGAATTTATACTAAGAATAGTTAATGAAATAATAAAGAATGATATTAATGTAGAGAGGGGAAGTCTTTTTAGAATAGGAAAAAAAGAACTTTCTTTTAAAGTGTCTTCTGGTGTATTTGTAAATGGAAAATCTTTGAAAATAACATATTAATATATCTAGGAAACTGGACAGATTTATAAAATTAATTATTTAGAAACTAAAAAGAGATATTCAGGAGTCTAAGTTGAATATCTCTTTTCTATTTTTAACACACAGAAAGTTTAAATTGTAATTAAAGTTTAAATATTTATTTAAAAAGTTATTAATAACTAGTCTTTTTCATTCGCATATTGAATTTTTTTAGCCTGCATATCTTCTGGTTTATGTTGAGCAGCAAATTTAGCATGTTCTATATAGATGTTTTGAATATCTGGGTTTTGTCCTAAACCTTCTAATATAACTTTAGAAACTGTAAATCCAGCTTCTTTAAGGTCATTATTCCAATCTTCAGCTATATCGTTGTTAGCATGATCTCCAGCAACAAACATAAATGGCATTAAGATAACATCTTTAACATTTTTAGATTTTAGTTTAGCAACTACATTATCAAATGCAGGATATCCCTCTACTGTTCCAACTGCATAAGTATCCATTCCTTCAGCAGTGAATACATAATCCATCATAGCATAAGCAGAACCACCAAAATGATGAGTTCCATGTCCTACTAAAACTACACCTTGATTAGCTTTTAAAGGCCCTACTTTTTTAGCTATTGCTTTAGCAACAGTTTCATAATCTTCATGAGTAGTTAATAGTGGAGTTCCCATTCTTATATCTTTAAAATCTTTTTCATATCCTTTTAATTCTTCAGCAAGATTATTAGATTCAATTCCATTCATAATATGAGTACCTTGTACTAACAGATGAGTATATCCATTAGCTTTTAAATCTTTAATAACTTCTGAAGGATTTTGCTTTTCTATTCCTTTTGCTTTTAATCTTCTCATAACTATTCTTGAAGTAAAAGCTTCTTTTACATCAGCATTTTTAAATTCGTTTTTAGCCTTTTGGTTAATAGAATCAATAGTTAGAGCTCTAGTATCATCATAAGTAGTCCCAAAGTGGACCATAAGAACAGCTGCCTTGTCTCCCTTTTTCATTCCTTTGAAAAAATCATTTTCCACATATCCTCCTTCTGAATGCGCTAATGCTGCAGTTCCTGCTGCGAGAAGCAAAGCTCCTGCTAATAAATTTCTCATTTTTCCCATGATCTTCCTCCTAATAAATTTGCAGAGATTTCTTTTAAATAAAAAAAATCTCCTGAGATAGGAGATAAATGCCTTAATTAAATAAAAATAATAAAGGCCAATATCTCTCGTCCACGCAATGATATTACAGCAATACATTTGAGGCAGGTCTCCTGGCTTAGCTTCAATCTCTAGATACCCTTCCCAGATTAAATAATCCAGTGGTTATATCTTTTGTCAGCATCACAGTGGCGGGACCGCGGAGGAATCAGACCTCACTTCCCAATTATTCTAAATATAGAACCTCAAATTCAATTATTCTGTTCAGTATGAATATACTATGTTTTCTTTCAAATGTCAATACTTAAAATAAAAATTCAATTTAAAATTTGAGATAGAAAGGATATTTATATAATTCTCCATTGACAAAGAAGCAGTTAAGTAATAAAATTAAAGTATTAAAATATATTGCTATATGATGTTTATTCTAAGTTTTAATGATTAAAAGGGAATTGAGTGAAAATCTCAAACGGTCCGGCCGCTGTAAATTAGTAAATAGCTTTTAAATACCATTGGATTTGATATCTGAGAAGGAAAAAGCTGTGATTGAGCTATGAGTCAGAAGACCTGCTTAGAAAGATTATTGTACAAGCTTCCGAGGAAAGTTATGCTGCATGGAATTTTAGAGAACTTTTGTTGTAGTCTAGCATTTCTTTTTTGCTAGGTTTTTTTATTGTATAAAATTATATAATTTAGGAGAAAAAATGAAAAAAGAATATACTATTTTAATTATTGTATTCTTGTTTATAATAGGAAATATATCTTTTGGAAAGGAAAAATTTTCTATACACCAAGAAGAAGAGAATTTGCAGCTAGATTATTTTCCAAAAGCTGTTGTTACTGATTCAGCCATAATATCAAGATTTTTAGCAGCACTGGATATTGATCTAGTAGGTGTGGCAAGTTCAACAACAAAAATACCTGAAAAATATAATGATGTTCCTAGAATAGGAAGATCTGGAATACCTGATTTGGAACGGGTAAAAGCTTTAAAAACTGATTTAGTAATATCAACTGTTTACTCTAAACCAGCATTAAAACCTAAGTATGATAATCTGAATATACCAAGCTTTTATATGAAAGTAGATACATATGATGAGTCTATGAAAGCTATTGAAATATTAGGAAAAGCTTTTCATAAAGATAAAGAAGCAAAAGCTATACTTGATGATGTCAAAAAAAGAGAAGAATTGCTTGCTGAAAAATTAAAGGGAAAAGAGAAAAAAAGGATAGCTATACTGTATGGAAATGGAGAAAGTTTTTTTATGACTGGAAAAAATCATTTTTTACAAGGACTTATGGATAAAATAGGCTGTGAAAATATAGTAACCTCTATTGATAACAGTGCATTATTAAAAAGATCAGTGCCTTTTAGTATGGAACAATTAATTAAAGCTAATCCAGATGTTATATTGAGACTTCCTACAAGCCAAACTAAAAATGGAGAAGGATTTGAAGAAGTATTTTCAAGTAATCCTGTATGGAAACTTACAAATGCATATAAAAATAATAAAATACTGGACATTGATCCTACATTGTTCAGAATGAGTGCTGGGGTAAATTCCATAGATGCATTGGAGGAGTTATATAGATATGTTTATGAATAAAGATAAGAGAGGAAAAAAGATAATTCTTATCTTTATTGCTCTAATCATTTTAAGTTTTTCAATAATATTTTCAGTAAGATTTGGAAGTGTAAATTATACTTCTGAAGAGATACTGAAATCTCTTTTTATGAAAAGCTATAATGATGAGATATTAAAAGCTATTTTATGGGATATAAGAATACCACGTATTCTGATTGCTGTAATGGTAGGGTGCAACCTATCTCTGGCAGGAGTATTGCTTCAGGCTGTAATGAAGAATCCATTGGCTGATCCAGGTTTAACAGGAGTATCCTCAGGAGCCAGTGTCACAGCTTTAATTATTATGATATTATATCCAAAGGCTGTATTTTTTATGAATTTTTCTGCATTTGTAGGAGGTTCAATAGCTTGTGCAATTGTATTTATGCTGGCTTGGAGAAAAGGATTAAAACCAATAAGAGTAATATTGTCAGGAGTAGCTATAAATGCTATATTAGGAAGTGTTACAGGATTGATGTTTATACTATTCAGTGATGAGATACAGGGAGTGCTGTCATGGCTTAATGGAAGCTTGAATGGGAAAAATTGGAAACATGTAGCTGCTCTTTTACCATATACACTGATTGGTATTTTGGCGTGTTTTACAATGATCAGAGATGCTAATATACTTCAACTTGGAGATAATTTTGCTGTAAATTTAGGAATAGATATTCCTAGAAAAAGATTGAAATTATGTGCTCTTGCCTGCTTTCTAACAGGAATATCAGTTGCTAATGTGGGATTGATAGGATTTGTAGGATTAATAGTTCCTCATATAGCCAGATTGATAATAGGTTCAGATCATACATATTTGATACCTTTTGCTGGACTGCTTGGTGCTGTAGTACTGGTAGTAGCTGATACAATAGCAAGAACTATGTTTTCACCTATTGAAATACCAGCTGGTATAGTAATGGCTGTAATTGGTGTTCCATTCTTTCTTTATCTGCTGAGAAAGGTAGGTGACTAAGATGGAAAGTATAAAAGGATATAATATAGAACTTGCTTATGGAGAAAAGGTCATTATACATAATCTGGATATAAAAATAAATAAAGGAGAAGTAGTTTCCATAATAGGAACTAATGGATGTGGAAAATCTACTCTTTTGAAAGCTATATCAAGAGTTCTTCCATGTAGGAATGGAAGTATATATATAGACGGAGAAGAGATAAGCCATATAAAAAATAAAGAATTTGCTAAAAAGCTTGCATTTGTTTCACAAAATAATGAAATTCCAGATGATATAACTGTTTATGATTTTATTATGTATGGGAGAGTTCCACATAAAAAATGGTATGAAGTGTACAATCAGGAAGATAGAGATATTGTAAATTGGGCTGTTACAATATGTAAATTAGATAATTTCAGAGAGAGAAAAGTAATGAGTCTATCAGGTGGAGAAAGACAGAAAGTATGGATAGCAATGGTGCTTGCTCAAAAGACAGGTATACTTTTACTAGATGAACCTACTACATATCTTGATATATGCCATCAATTCGAAATAATGGAACTTGTAAGAGAGTTGAATCAAAACCTTAACATAACTATAATAATGGTGCTTCATGATTTGAATCAGGCAGCTCAATACAGCAACAGAATAATTGTGCTAAAAGATGGTAAGAAATATAAAGAAGGAAAATCATTGGAGGTTCTTACACCACAGCTAATAAGAGAAGTATATAGAGTAGAGTCATCAATAGAAATGGAAGAAGGAATTCCATATTTTAGATTGAAAGGGATAGTTAAATAATCTTCATAAAAAATTTTATATACAGTTATTTTTTATAGCATTTTTAATAAAATATTGACAAAAAATAATTTAAATTGTACTATTGTAGTAGATAGTATTAGGTGCCAAAAGGCTTAATAGAGGAAGTAGGGTGAAAATCCCTCACAGCCCCCGCTACTGTAAGGTGGACGAAACCAATGACCACTAGATTGTTTAATCTGGGAAGGTAGGGAGTAGAATGAAACTGAGTCAGGAGACTTACCTAAAAACTAGTTTTTTGCTTTTTCGGCGGGAAAAAGAGAGAATAAAAAATTAAATATTTATTTAAATAATATGATATTTAAGATTCTCTGATAAAAACAAAATGGGGGCTTGTAAGCACTGTTTAAAGTTTTATCAGAGATTTTTTTATTGTAATAATTAATTTTGAAAATAGATCAGGAGGCAAAATGTATACTTACTTCATAGAGGGTGGAACAATGATGTGGCTTTTAGCTGCATTATCTATAATAGGATTGGGAACGATATTAGAAAGAGCTGCTTATTTCATGAAAAATGAGCAAGGAATAACAAGAGAATTTAAAGAAGAAATAGTGACTTTAGTGAGAGCAGGAAAAGAAGATAAAGCTATAGAGTTATGCAATAAAACAAATAATTCAGTATCAAGAACAATAAAAAGTATACTTCTGGCATACAGAAATGAAAATGATCTTTATGAAAGTAAAGAAAAACTCATGAAAGAAAAAGCTCTAGAACAAATAGAGAATCTAGAAAGAAGGTTATCTATATTAGGGATAGTTGCATATATTTCTCCAATGGCTGGTCTTCTTGGAACAGTGCTTGGAATGATAAAATCCTTTAAAGCTATAGCGTTGCAGGGAGCTGGAGATCCTAATGTAGTAGCTAATGGAATATCAGAGGCATTATTGACAACAGCAGCAGGATTGCTTATAGCAATACCAGCAATAATAGCATATCAGACATTCAATAGAAAAGCTGATAAAATAATGCTTGAAATAGAAAAGACTTCTACTGCGCTTATTAATATAAAAAAGGCTGGAAAGAAGGACGAGATATGAGAGAGTTAAGAAGAAAGAAGGGGATAATCAAT of Fusobacterium sp. contains these proteins:
- a CDS encoding iron ABC transporter permease; this translates as MNKDKRGKKIILIFIALIILSFSIIFSVRFGSVNYTSEEILKSLFMKSYNDEILKAILWDIRIPRILIAVMVGCNLSLAGVLLQAVMKNPLADPGLTGVSSGASVTALIIMILYPKAVFFMNFSAFVGGSIACAIVFMLAWRKGLKPIRVILSGVAINAILGSVTGLMFILFSDEIQGVLSWLNGSLNGKNWKHVAALLPYTLIGILACFTMIRDANILQLGDNFAVNLGIDIPRKRLKLCALACFLTGISVANVGLIGFVGLIVPHIARLIIGSDHTYLIPFAGLLGAVVLVVADTIARTMFSPIEIPAGIVMAVIGVPFFLYLLRKVGD
- a CDS encoding DUF4261 domain-containing protein, with product MIKSIFVIEEIIGGTGMLFWGKKKKRLPDIIVGFVLLKSFGYNFNKLKINLKNEWGIEINDTAEEDTIAFNIDDMLIACSFVPEPIPDHEVESHYKDNWMWKDAEKEVSKHKSHVIISILNGRDSIERYKIFTKLASSILVDKEAIAVYMSPMIIERETYICLAKELKIGKLPVLLWVYIGIANSQNGISAYTLGLNHFKKKEIEILNSVRECEDLFEFILRIVNEIIKNDINVERGSLFRIGKKELSFKVSSGVFVNGKSLKITY
- a CDS encoding ABC transporter substrate-binding protein yields the protein MKKEYTILIIVFLFIIGNISFGKEKFSIHQEEENLQLDYFPKAVVTDSAIISRFLAALDIDLVGVASSTTKIPEKYNDVPRIGRSGIPDLERVKALKTDLVISTVYSKPALKPKYDNLNIPSFYMKVDTYDESMKAIEILGKAFHKDKEAKAILDDVKKREELLAEKLKGKEKKRIAILYGNGESFFMTGKNHFLQGLMDKIGCENIVTSIDNSALLKRSVPFSMEQLIKANPDVILRLPTSQTKNGEGFEEVFSSNPVWKLTNAYKNNKILDIDPTLFRMSAGVNSIDALEELYRYVYE
- a CDS encoding ABC transporter ATP-binding protein yields the protein MESIKGYNIELAYGEKVIIHNLDIKINKGEVVSIIGTNGCGKSTLLKAISRVLPCRNGSIYIDGEEISHIKNKEFAKKLAFVSQNNEIPDDITVYDFIMYGRVPHKKWYEVYNQEDRDIVNWAVTICKLDNFRERKVMSLSGGERQKVWIAMVLAQKTGILLLDEPTTYLDICHQFEIMELVRELNQNLNITIIMVLHDLNQAAQYSNRIIVLKDGKKYKEGKSLEVLTPQLIREVYRVESSIEMEEGIPYFRLKGIVK
- a CDS encoding MotA/TolQ/ExbB proton channel family protein; this encodes MYTYFIEGGTMMWLLAALSIIGLGTILERAAYFMKNEQGITREFKEEIVTLVRAGKEDKAIELCNKTNNSVSRTIKSILLAYRNENDLYESKEKLMKEKALEQIENLERRLSILGIVAYISPMAGLLGTVLGMIKSFKAIALQGAGDPNVVANGISEALLTTAAGLLIAIPAIIAYQTFNRKADKIMLEIEKTSTALINIKKAGKKDEI
- a CDS encoding hemolysin family protein, with amino-acid sequence MSVFLKIILLIILILMSIFLSMSEISLASARKMKLQIMIEEGDENAEKVLRVQETSGNFFTAIQIGINAIAILGGIIGDNIAGPWVILFIEKWIPKLAGNASMIGSIISFLIITGMFIEFADLIPKRLAMVAPETIAIHIINPMLVLMCILKPLIFIFNGTATFIFKLFKIPLTRNDIITYDDIFAVVDAGAEAGVVQRKEHYLIENIFELDTRWVSSIMTTRDEIIYLTLEEGEESIKEKIANYPHSKFLVCQNEIDTMLGYVDSKDILPRILKGEMSGLHDIQEICNPNLLIIPNTLTLSEALDRFNEARDDFAIILNEYGHVVGLVTLNDVVNTLMGDIVYQDQNEQQIISRGEGSWLMDGVTPIEDVKKVLDIEKFPEEDTYETIAGFMMYMLKSIPKKAAMVKFENYTFEVVDVDNFKVDQLLVTKKAEQEEELGNISLE
- a CDS encoding sirohydrochlorin cobaltochelatase; translation: MGKMRNLLAGALLLAAGTAALAHSEGGYVENDFFKGMKKGDKAAVLMVHFGTTYDDTRALTIDSINQKAKNEFKNADVKEAFTSRIVMRRLKAKGIEKQNPSEVIKDLKANGYTHLLVQGTHIMNGIESNNLAEELKGYEKDFKDIRMGTPLLTTHEDYETVAKAIAKKVGPLKANQGVVLVGHGTHHFGGSAYAMMDYVFTAEGMDTYAVGTVEGYPAFDNVVAKLKSKNVKDVILMPFMFVAGDHANNDIAEDWNNDLKEAGFTVSKVILEGLGQNPDIQNIYIEHAKFAAQHKPEDMQAKKIQYANEKD